In Aphelocoma coerulescens isolate FSJ_1873_10779 chromosome 3, UR_Acoe_1.0, whole genome shotgun sequence, a single window of DNA contains:
- the LOC138108031 gene encoding epoxide hydrolase 1-like isoform X2 — translation MWREMLPNAWSFEYSQKNAVLVPAVALGVGGMLLYWLRSGRKIKTIDMGDGWWGSGERPLRGKEDESIRPFKIETSDKEIEDLHRRLDNFRFTPHVEGAAFHYGFNSSYLRKVVAYWRNQFDWRKQVEVLNKYPHFHTTIEGIDIHFIHVKPSYVPHGRAVQPLLMVHGWPGSFYEFYKIIPLLTEPARHGLNEGDVVFEVICPSIPGYGFSEAPHQKGFDSIATARIFHKLMNRLGFKEYYLQGGDWGSRITTNIAQMLPQSVKGLHLNCVFISKQGLGRLICIMLGAYVPWLVGLSREDARRFYPFMQKNVYDVLRESGYLHIQGTKPDTAGCGLNDSPVGLAAYILEKFSTWTDKSFLYKDDGGLESKYSLDELLTNVMIYWVTSSIVSSMRYYKENLSKDPSLNAYSRYGIYVPTGIAAFPQEILHTPHVWAKDVYKNIITYSYMPRGGHFAAFEEPKLLAQDIMQFVRKVEQL, via the exons ATGTGGCGAGAGATGCTTCCAAACGCATG GTCTTTTGAATATTCTCAGAAGAATGCAGTGCTGGTCCCTGCGGTCGCCCTGGGGGTTGGAGGGATGCTGCTTTACTGGCTCAGATCTGGACGCAAGATCAAGACTATTGACATGGGTGATGGGTGGTGGGGCTCAGGTGAAAGACCCCTCCGAGggaaagaagatgaaagcatCCGTCCCTTCAAGATTGAAACATCTGACAAAGAAATCGAG GATCTACACCGGCGCCTGGATAACTTCCGCTTCACACCACACGTGGAAGGGGCTGCCTTCCACTACGGCTTCAACTCCAGCTACCTGCGGAAGGTGGTGGCCTACTGGAGGAATCAGTTTGACTGGCGCAAGCAAGTGGAAGTGCTGAACAAATACCCCCACTTCCACACCACCATTGAAG GAATTGATATCCATTTTATCCATGTGAAGCCATCCTATGTTCCTCATGGTCGAGCTGTTCAACCTCTGCTGATGGTCCATGGCTGGCCCGGCTCCTTCTACGAGTTCTACAAGATCATCCCTCTGCTCACAGAGCCAGCCAGGCATGGCCTGAATGAGGGTGATGTGGTGTTTGAGGTCATCTGCCCCTCCATCCCAGGTTATGGCTTCTCAGAGGCCCCTCACCAGAAAG GCTTTGACTCCATTGCAACTGCTCGGATATTTCATAAGCTGATGAACAGACTGGGCTTCAAGGAATACTACCTACAGGGAGGAGACTGGGGATCTCGTATTACCACAAACATTGCCCAGATGCTGCCACA ATCTGTGAAAGGGCTTCATCTGAATTGTGTTTTCATCAGCAAACAAGGTTTGGGAAGGTTGATTTGTATAATGCTTGGAGCTTATGTACCATGGCTCGTAGGCCTCAGTAGGGAAGATGCTCGGCGTTTCTACCCTTTCATGCAGAAGAATGTATATGATGTCCTGCGAGAGTCTGGATACTTACACATCCAAGGCACCAAACCAGACACTGCAG GTTGTGGACTGAATGACTCCCCGGTGGGGCTTGCTGCATATATCTTGGAGAAATTCTCTACCTGGACAGACAAATCATTTCTGTATAAAGATGATGGAGGCTTGGAAAG CAAATACTCTCTTGATGAGCTTTTGACCAATGTGATGATTTATTGGGTGACATCCTCCATTGTATCTTCAATGCGATACTACAAGGAAAACCTTTCCAAGGACCCTAGTCTAAATGCTTATAGCAG GTATGGCATATATGTTCCCACAGGGATTGCAGCTTTTCCTCAGGAGATTTTACATACACCACATGTCTGGGCAAAGGACGTCTACAAGAACATCATCACTTACTCTTACATGCCACGTGGAGGGCATTTTGCTGCCTTTGAGGAACCAAAGCTTCTGGCACAAGACATCATGCAGTTTGTCAGGAAAGTGGAACAGCTGTGA
- the LOC138108031 gene encoding epoxide hydrolase 1-like isoform X1 produces the protein MWREMLPNAWESFLSQIRSFEYSQKNAVLVPAVALGVGGMLLYWLRSGRKIKTIDMGDGWWGSGERPLRGKEDESIRPFKIETSDKEIEDLHRRLDNFRFTPHVEGAAFHYGFNSSYLRKVVAYWRNQFDWRKQVEVLNKYPHFHTTIEGIDIHFIHVKPSYVPHGRAVQPLLMVHGWPGSFYEFYKIIPLLTEPARHGLNEGDVVFEVICPSIPGYGFSEAPHQKGFDSIATARIFHKLMNRLGFKEYYLQGGDWGSRITTNIAQMLPQSVKGLHLNCVFISKQGLGRLICIMLGAYVPWLVGLSREDARRFYPFMQKNVYDVLRESGYLHIQGTKPDTAGCGLNDSPVGLAAYILEKFSTWTDKSFLYKDDGGLESKYSLDELLTNVMIYWVTSSIVSSMRYYKENLSKDPSLNAYSRYGIYVPTGIAAFPQEILHTPHVWAKDVYKNIITYSYMPRGGHFAAFEEPKLLAQDIMQFVRKVEQL, from the exons ATGTGGCGAGAGATGCTTCCAAACGCATG GGAGAGCTTCTTGTCCCAGATCAG GTCTTTTGAATATTCTCAGAAGAATGCAGTGCTGGTCCCTGCGGTCGCCCTGGGGGTTGGAGGGATGCTGCTTTACTGGCTCAGATCTGGACGCAAGATCAAGACTATTGACATGGGTGATGGGTGGTGGGGCTCAGGTGAAAGACCCCTCCGAGggaaagaagatgaaagcatCCGTCCCTTCAAGATTGAAACATCTGACAAAGAAATCGAG GATCTACACCGGCGCCTGGATAACTTCCGCTTCACACCACACGTGGAAGGGGCTGCCTTCCACTACGGCTTCAACTCCAGCTACCTGCGGAAGGTGGTGGCCTACTGGAGGAATCAGTTTGACTGGCGCAAGCAAGTGGAAGTGCTGAACAAATACCCCCACTTCCACACCACCATTGAAG GAATTGATATCCATTTTATCCATGTGAAGCCATCCTATGTTCCTCATGGTCGAGCTGTTCAACCTCTGCTGATGGTCCATGGCTGGCCCGGCTCCTTCTACGAGTTCTACAAGATCATCCCTCTGCTCACAGAGCCAGCCAGGCATGGCCTGAATGAGGGTGATGTGGTGTTTGAGGTCATCTGCCCCTCCATCCCAGGTTATGGCTTCTCAGAGGCCCCTCACCAGAAAG GCTTTGACTCCATTGCAACTGCTCGGATATTTCATAAGCTGATGAACAGACTGGGCTTCAAGGAATACTACCTACAGGGAGGAGACTGGGGATCTCGTATTACCACAAACATTGCCCAGATGCTGCCACA ATCTGTGAAAGGGCTTCATCTGAATTGTGTTTTCATCAGCAAACAAGGTTTGGGAAGGTTGATTTGTATAATGCTTGGAGCTTATGTACCATGGCTCGTAGGCCTCAGTAGGGAAGATGCTCGGCGTTTCTACCCTTTCATGCAGAAGAATGTATATGATGTCCTGCGAGAGTCTGGATACTTACACATCCAAGGCACCAAACCAGACACTGCAG GTTGTGGACTGAATGACTCCCCGGTGGGGCTTGCTGCATATATCTTGGAGAAATTCTCTACCTGGACAGACAAATCATTTCTGTATAAAGATGATGGAGGCTTGGAAAG CAAATACTCTCTTGATGAGCTTTTGACCAATGTGATGATTTATTGGGTGACATCCTCCATTGTATCTTCAATGCGATACTACAAGGAAAACCTTTCCAAGGACCCTAGTCTAAATGCTTATAGCAG GTATGGCATATATGTTCCCACAGGGATTGCAGCTTTTCCTCAGGAGATTTTACATACACCACATGTCTGGGCAAAGGACGTCTACAAGAACATCATCACTTACTCTTACATGCCACGTGGAGGGCATTTTGCTGCCTTTGAGGAACCAAAGCTTCTGGCACAAGACATCATGCAGTTTGTCAGGAAAGTGGAACAGCTGTGA
- the MAD2L1BP gene encoding MAD2L1-binding protein yields the protein MRPQGNRSVSGSPDVAVAFPGAVCRGSGYRFACELLKHVLHQRNQLPLPYEQLAYFCRRAAQDGDGIEKPLSLGLASKKCQQVLMELEGLFQHLEVMFSLTLVPRVLFLLGGNIMNPKELYELNLEGFCEGTAEESLQTAPCVRQLFHRLFVADVFSELKALPVTGTLVLVQGHRDCGVEWFRPKLNFQVPARGRKLTVTLSCDGDLHLSASPPQHTAPTWEDYVWFQAPVTLKGFSE from the exons ATGAGGCCCCAGGGGAACAGGTCGGTATCGGGCAGCCCCGACGTGGCCGTGGCGTTCCCAGGAGCCGTGTGCCGGGGCAGCGGCTACCGTTTCGCCTGCGAGCTCCTGAAGCACGTCCTGCACCAGCGGAACCAGCTCCCGCTGCCCTACGAGCAGCTCGCCTACTTCTGCCGGCGGGCGGCCCAG gatGGAGATGGAATTGAGAAGCCACTCTCCCTGGGTCTGGCAAGCAAAAAGTGCCAGCAGGTGCTGATGGAGCTGGAGGGTTTGTTCCAGCACCTGGAGGTCATGTTTAGTCTGACACTGGTTCCTCGGGTTCTTTTCCTACTTGGAGGCAACATCATGAACCCCAAGGAGCTCTATGAGCTGAACTTGGAAGGGTTCTGTGAGGGCACTGCTGAGGAGAGCCTCCAGACTGCGCCCTGTGTTCGCCAGCTCTTTCACCGCCTGTTTGTTGCTGATGTCTTCAGTGAACTTAAGGCTCTCCCTGTCACAGGCACTCTTGTCCTGGTCCAGGGACACCGTGACTGTGGTGTTGAGTGGTTCCGGCCCAAGCTCAACTTCCAAGTGCCAGCCCGAGGGAGGAAGCTGACTGTTACGTTGTCCTGTGATGGAGACCTCCACCTTAGTGCCTCACCTCCACAGCACACGGCACCCACCTGGGAGGACTATGTCTGGTTCCAAGCACCAGTGACCCTCAAAGGATTTAGCGAATGA
- the GTPBP2 gene encoding GTP-binding protein 2 encodes MDSRVSELFGGCCRPAGGGAGAALRGRGGAAPGGGAGSKAKKKNGRSRGGKANNPPYLPPEAEDGNIEYKLKLVNPSQYRFEHLVTQMKWRLQEGRGEAVYQIGVEDNGLLVGLSEEEMRASLKTLRRMAEKVGADITVLREREVDYDSDVPRKITEVLVRKVPDNQQFLDLRVAVLGNVDSGKSTLLGVLTQGELDNGRGRARLNLFRHLHEIQSGRTSSISFEILGFNSKGEVVNYSDSRTAEEICESSSKMITFIDLAGHHKYLKTTIFGLTSYCPDFAMLVVSANTGIAGTTREHLGLAMALKVPFFIVISKVDLCSKATVERTVKQLERILKQPGCNKLPLLVNSDDDAVTAAQQFAQSPNITPIFTLSSVSGENLDLLKVFLNILPPLTNSKEQEELMQQLTEFQVDEIYTVPEVGTVVGGTLSSGICREGENLVVGPTDDGKFLRLKVCSIQRNRSACRVLRAGQAATLALGPFDRSLLRKGMVMVSPEMNPTICSVFEAEIVLLFHATTFRKGFQVTVHVGNVRQTAIVEKIHGKDKLRTGEKAVVCFRFIKHPEYLKIGAKLLFREGVTKGIGHVTDLQAITTKENGLEESLGPGQLSF; translated from the exons ATGGACTCGCGGGTGTCAGAGCTGTTCGGGGGCTGCTGTCggccggcgggcggcggggcaggCGCAGCGCTGCGCGGGCGAGGAGGGGCCGCGCCCGGCGGCGGCGCTGGCTCGAAGGCGAAGAAGAAGAACGGGCGGAGCCGCGGAGGGAAGGCCAACAATCCTCCGTACCTGCCGCCCGAG GCAGAAGATGGGAACATCGAGTACAAG CTAAAGCTGGTGAACCCCTCGCAATACCGCTTTGAGCACCTGGTGACACAGATGAAGTGGCGACTACAGGAGGGCCGAGGTGAGGCTGTCTATCAGATCGGTGTGGAGGACAATGGGCTGCTGGTGGGCCTCTCGGAGGAGGAGATGCGAGCCTCGCTCAAGACACTGCGCCGTATGGCGGAGAA GGTTGGGGCTGACATTACAGTGCTGCGGGAGAGGGAGGTCGATTACGACAGTGATGTTCCAAGGAAGATAACGGAGGTGCTTGTCCGAAAGGTGCCTGACAACCAGCAG TTCTTAGACCTTCGAGTAGCTGTCCTAGGGAATGTGGACTCAGGGAAGTCAACGCTGTTGGGTGTCCTAACACAAGGAGAGCTGGACAACGGGCGGGGCAGAGCACGCCTTAACCTCTTCCGGCATCTCCATGAAATCCAGTCAGGAAGAACATCAAGCATCAGCTTTGAGATCCTTGGCTTCAACAGCAAAGGAGAG GTGGTAAATTATAGTGACTCCCGGACAGCAGAAGAGATCTGTGAGAGTTCTTCCAAAATGATCACTTTCATTGACCTGGCTGGCCACCACAAGTATCTGAAAACAACCATCTTTGGCCTCACCAGCTACTGCCCAGACTTTGCCATGCTGGTGGTTAGTGCCAACACTGGCATTG CGGGCACAACGCGAGAGCACTTGGGCTTGGCCATGGCCCTCAAGGTCCCCTTCTTCATTGTCATCAGCAAAGTTGATTTGTGTTCAAAAGCCACCGTGGAACGGACAGTGAAGCAGCTGGAGCGAAtcctgaagcagccaggctGCAACAAGCTCCCCCTGCTTGTGAATTCAGACGATGATGCTGTTACAGCAGCACAACAGTTTGCACAATCTCCCAA CATCACCCCAATCTTCACACTGTCCAGTGTTTCTGGGGAGAACCTGGATCTCTTGAAAGTCTTCCTCAACATCCTTCCTCCACTGACCAACAGTAAAGAGCAGGAAGAATTAATGCAGCAACTTACAGAATTTCAG GTTGATGAAATTTATACGGTGCCAGAGGTGGGGACTGTTGTGGGAGGAACTCTGTCAAG TGGTATCTGCCGAGAAGGGGAGAACTTGGTGGTTGGTCCCACTGACGATGGGAAGTTCCTCCGGCTGAAAGTGTGCAGCATCCAACGGAACCGCTCTGCCTGCCGCGTGCTGCGGGCTGGGCAGGCAGCCACCCTGGCCCTTGGACCCTTCGACCGCTCCCTGCTGCGCAAG GGCATGGTCATGGTGAGCCCAGAAATGAACCCCACCATCTGCTCAGTGTTCGAAGCCGAGATCGTGCTGTTATTCCATGCCACAACTTTCCGGAAGGGGTTTCAGGTGACAGTGCACGTGGGGAATGTGCGACAGACAGCTATCGTAGAGAAGATCCATGGAAAG gacaAGCTGCGGACAGGAGAGAAGGCGGTTGTCTGTTTCAGGTTCATCAAGCATCCTGAATACTTGAAGATTGGAGCCAAACTGCTTTTCCGTGAAGGAGTCACCAAAGGCATTGGGCATGTCACTGACCTCCAAGCCATCACCACCAAAGAAAACGGCCTGGAGGAGTCCCTGGGGCCTGGACAGCTGAGCTTCTGA